A stretch of Henckelia pumila isolate YLH828 chromosome 4, ASM3356847v2, whole genome shotgun sequence DNA encodes these proteins:
- the LOC140860139 gene encoding phospholipase D alpha 1, which translates to MAQILLHGTLHVTIYEVDSLGSGGGGNFFSKFKENFEEKIGFGKGTQKIYATIDLEKARVGRTKIIEHEPNNPRWYESFHIYCAHMASNVIFTVKDDNPIGATLIGRAYVPVPELMEGEEVDKWVEILDNDKNPISEGSKIHVKLQFFDVTRDRNWARGIKSSKYPGVPYTFFAQRKACRVSLYQDAHVPDQFIPKIPLSGGNYYEPHRCWEDVFDAITNAKHLIYITGWSVYTEIPLIRDSRRQKEGGDTTLGELLKKKASEGVKVIMLVWDDRTSVGLLKKDGLMATHDEETEHYFQGTEVHCVLCPRNPDDGGSFVQDLQISTMFTHHQKIVVVDSSLPNGEEERRRIVSFVGGIDLCDGRYDTPFHSLFRTLDTAHHDDFHQPNYTGAVITKGGPREPWHDIHSRLEGPIAWDVLFNFEQRWKKQGGKDILLNFRDLEDVIIPPSPATYPDDQETWNVQLFRSIDGGAAFGFPETPEDAAKAGLVSGKDNIIDRSIQDAYIHAIRRAKDFIYIENQYFLGSCFGWDSHDIKVEDIGALHLIPKELSLKIVSKIEAGERFTVYIVVPMWPEGIPESASVQAILDWQRRTMEMMYKDIVQALQAKGIEEDPRNYLTFFCLGNREVKKSGEYEPSEQPESDSNYLKAQEARRFMIYVHAKMMIVDDEYIIIGSANINQRSMDGARDSEIAMGAYQPYHLASRKPARGQIHGFRMALWYEHLGMLDEMFLHPGSEECALKVNEIADKYWDLYSSEELERDLPGHLLRYPVGIASEGDITELPGTEFFPDTKARVLGTKSDYLPPILTT; encoded by the exons ATGGCTCAGATTTTACTTCATGGGACTCTCCATGTGACGATCTATGAAGTGGATAGTCTGGGAAGTGGAGGGGGTGGTAATTTTTTCAGCAAG TTTAAGGAGAACTTTGAGGAAAAGATTGGTTTTGGCAAAGGAACTCAAAAAATTTATGCAACTATTGATTTAGAAAAAGCTAGAGTTGGGAGAACAAAAATCATTGAACACGAACCTAACAACCCTAGGTGGTACGAGTCTTTTCATATTTACTGTGCACATATGGCATCAAATGTGATATTCACTGTCAAAGACGACAATCCCATTGGTGCCACTTTAATCGGAAGAGCTTATGTACCTGTTCCTGAGCTTATGGAAGGAGAAGAAGTGGATAAGTGGGTCGAGATATTGGACAATGACAAGAATCCTATAAGTGAAGGTTCTAAGATCCATGTAAAGTTGCAGTTTTTTGATGTGACTCGAGATCGTAACTGGGCTCGTGGAATTAAAAGTTCCAAATATCCTGGGGTTCCATATACGTTCTTCGCGCAGAGAAAAGCTTGTCGGGTTTCTTTATACCAGGATGCTCATGTGCCGGACCAATTTATTCCGAAGATCCCTCTATCTGGGGGAAATTATTACGAGCCCCACAGATGCTGGGAAGATGTTTTTGATGCGATTACCAATGCAAAACATTTAATCTACATCACTGGATGGTCAGTCTACACGGAAATACCATTGATACGAGACTCTAGGAGGCAAAAGGAAGGAGGTGATACGACTCTGGGTGAGTTGCTTAAGAAGAAAGCAAGTGAAGGCGTGAAGGTTATTATGCTTGTTTGGGATGATAGAACTTCTGTTGGTCTGCTGAAAAAAGATGGTTTGATGGCTACCCATGATGAAGAAACCGAACATTACTTCCAAGGGACGGAAGTGCATTGTGTGCTGTGCCCTCGTAATCCAGATGATGGCGGAAGCTTTGTTCAAGATTTGCAAATTTCTACCATGTTCACTCATCATCAGAAGATTGTTGTGGTGGATAGCAGTTTGCCTAATGGAGAGGAGGAGAGGAGGAGAATTGTGAGTTTTGTTGGGGGTATTGATCTTTGTGATGGGAGATACGACACTCCCTTCCATTCACTTTTCAGGACGCTAGACACCGCCCATCACGATGATTTTCATCAGCCTAATTATACTGGAGCTGTAATAACAAAAGGTGGACCAAGGGAACCCTGGCATGATATTCATTCTCGGTTGGAAGGGCCAATTGCGTGGGATGTTCTCTTTAATTTTGAACAGAGATGGAAGAAGCAAGGTGGGAAGGATATATTACTCAACTTTAGAGATCTGGAGGATGTTATTATTCCTCCATCGCCAGCTACATACCCTGATGATCAAGAGACGTGGAATGTTCAGTTGTTCAGATCTATTGATGGTGGGGCGGCCTTTGGATTCCCTGAAACACCAGAAGATGCTGCCAAAGCAGGTCTGGTTAGTGGAAAAGATAATATAATTGACAGGAGCATTCAAGATGCATATATTCATGCCATACGTCGGGCCAAAGATTTTATTTACATTGAAAATCAGTATTTTCTTGGAAGCTGTTTTGGCTGGGATAGCCATGATATTAAGGTCGAAGATATTGGAGCTCTGCATCTCATTCCTAAGGAACTTTCTTTGAAGATTGTTAGTAAGATTGAGGCTGGAGAAAGGTTCACCGTGTACATTGTTGTTCCTATGTGGCCTGAAGGGATTCCAGAGAGTGCATCTGTTCAGGCTATCTTAGATTGGCAGAGGAGAACAATGGAGATGATGTATAAAGACATAGTTCAAGCCCTTCAAGCTAAAGGGATTGAGGAGGACCCTCGAAATTACTTAACGTTCTTCTGCCTTGGGAATAGAGAGGTCAAGAAAAGTGGCGAATATGAGCCTTCCGAACAACCGGAATCTGATTCAAATTATCTCAAAGCACAGGAGGCTCGCCGTTTTATGATATACGTACATGCCAAGATGATGATAG TTGACGATGAATACATAATAATTGGATCAGCCAACATCAACCAAAGATCAATGGATGGTGCCAGGGATTCAGAGATAGCCATGGGAGCCTACCAACCCTATCATTTAGCTTCCAGGAAGCCGGCAAGAGGCCAAATCCATGGTTTCCGAATGGCACTATGGTACGAGCATTTGGGCATGCTGGACGAGATGTTTCTTCATCCGGGAAGCGAGGAATGCGCTTTGAAAGTGAATGAGATAGCTGACAAGTATTGGGATCTCTACTCTAGTGAAGAGCTTGAAAGGGATCTTCCTGGTCACTTGCTCCGCTACCCCGTCGGTATCGCCAGTGAAGGCGATATCACAGAGCTTCCTGGAACCGAATTCTTCCCTGATACCAAAGCACGCGTCCTCGGTACAAAGTCTGATTACCTCCCGCCTATCCTTACCACCTAA
- the LOC140867416 gene encoding uncharacterized protein, whose amino-acid sequence MLTSQALVLATAMAASAGTIIIFNLFQERYYPIPRIHHVHEKQALKPCLSPGGKRRRGDGRRRKRVRFAEDVKKQLDSTRDWNGKFGKKVGEIERNIPCGRNNMMPANRVALYSGILKNRFQRMEYSY is encoded by the exons ATGTTGACTTCTCAAGCTCTAGTCCTGGCCACAGCCATGGCTGCCTCCGCTGGCACCATAATCATCTTCAATCTTTTCCAGGAAAGATATTACCCCATTCCCAGAATCCATCATGTCCATGAAAAACAAGCTCTGAAACCTTGTTTATCCCCAG GTGGGAAGAGGAGGAGGGGGGATGGGAGAAGGAGGAAAAGGGTTCGATTTGCAGAGGATGTGAAAAAGCAGCTGGATTCAACAAGGGACTGGAATGGGAAATTCGGGAAGAAAGTGGGTGAAATTGAGAGAAATATTCCTTGCGGGAGAAATAATATGATGCCTGCGAATCGGGTGGCTTTGTACAGTGGGATTCTCAAGAATCGTTTCCAGAGGATGGAATATTCGTATTGA